One Gimesia aquarii DNA segment encodes these proteins:
- a CDS encoding DNA-directed RNA polymerase subunit alpha, with product MRIRWRGLELPSRVIPDRDSMTSTYGMFVAEPFERGFGATIANSLRRILLSSLEGSSVTRVKIQGVQHEFTTIPGVVEDITEICLNLKSLIVKNSSSTSKTLRIEKHERGVVTGADVITDDQVEVINQDLVIATMTDDVPLNMEITVENGRGYTPASEHAEHDMEVGVIPLDATFSPVVRVRYKIEDTRVGQRTNYDKLILEIWTNGTVKPDMALVEASKILRKHLNPFITYREPGPEMPPEGGLKGMLDTTGYAPIDLELEEKLNQSLAELNLSVRATNCLESEGINTVRDLVGKSEDHLLHVRNFGETTLVEVRERLSQIGLRLGMKIPNSSSQPR from the coding sequence ATGCGAATCCGTTGGCGAGGACTGGAATTACCAAGCCGTGTCATCCCTGACCGGGACTCAATGACATCTACTTATGGTATGTTTGTAGCCGAACCATTTGAGCGTGGATTCGGGGCAACTATTGCTAACAGTTTACGGCGAATCCTGCTTTCCAGTTTGGAAGGCAGCTCCGTCACGCGTGTTAAAATTCAAGGTGTTCAACACGAATTCACAACCATTCCTGGAGTGGTTGAAGACATCACCGAAATTTGCTTGAATTTAAAATCGTTAATCGTCAAGAATTCCAGTTCCACTTCAAAAACACTGCGAATCGAAAAACACGAGCGTGGTGTTGTAACGGGAGCTGATGTCATTACCGATGATCAGGTCGAAGTGATCAATCAAGATCTGGTCATAGCAACAATGACAGACGATGTTCCGCTTAACATGGAAATTACCGTTGAAAATGGTCGTGGTTATACTCCCGCTTCTGAACATGCAGAACACGACATGGAAGTAGGCGTCATTCCATTGGATGCCACTTTCTCTCCAGTTGTTCGTGTTCGCTATAAGATTGAAGATACACGCGTTGGACAACGTACTAACTATGACAAACTGATCCTGGAAATCTGGACTAACGGAACCGTCAAACCCGACATGGCTCTGGTCGAAGCTTCCAAGATCCTACGTAAGCACCTCAATCCCTTTATTACTTACCGAGAGCCCGGTCCAGAAATGCCACCAGAAGGTGGTCTCAAGGGTATGTTGGATACAACCGGCTATGCCCCAATTGACCTTGAGCTGGAAGAGAAACTCAACCAGAGTCTTGCTGAATTAAACCTCTCAGTACGTGCGACGAACTGTCTGGAATCCGAAGGAATTAACACCGTTCGTGATCTGGTAGGTAAGTCAGAGGACCATCTGTTACACGTTCGTAATTTTGGGGAAACCACTCTCGTCGAAGTCCGTGAGCGGCTGAGTCAGATTGGCCTACGTCTTGGTATGAAGATTCCTAATTCCTCATCACAACCGCGTTAA
- the rpmJ gene encoding 50S ribosomal protein L36, which yields MKVRASVKRICESCKVIRRKGRVYVICSSNPRHKQRQG from the coding sequence ATGAAAGTCCGAGCTAGTGTTAAGCGGATTTGTGAAAGCTGTAAAGTCATCAGGCGAAAAGGGCGCGTGTATGTCATTTGCTCTTCGAACCCACGCCACAAGCAGCGGCAAGGGTAA
- the rpsM gene encoding 30S ribosomal protein S13, which yields MPRILGVDIPNEKPVYVSLTYLYGIGSVTATDICHKLNINPQLKAKDLTDDELSRIVNLLDTEYSVEGQLRRATQQDIARLRDIQSYRGIRHRRGLPVRGQNTQTNARTRKGGKKTVAGKKGVKDARH from the coding sequence ATGCCTCGTATTCTCGGTGTTGATATTCCAAATGAAAAACCTGTCTATGTTTCCCTTACCTATCTGTATGGGATTGGCAGTGTGACAGCGACCGATATATGTCACAAACTGAATATCAATCCTCAGTTGAAAGCAAAAGATCTTACAGATGATGAATTAAGTCGGATTGTGAATCTGTTAGATACAGAATATTCCGTCGAAGGACAATTACGTAGAGCGACACAACAGGATATCGCTCGTTTGCGAGACATTCAGTCTTATCGTGGAATACGACATCGCCGTGGTCTTCCCGTACGCGGGCAGAATACACAAACCAATGCCCGTACACGAAAAGGTGGAAAGAAAACCGTTGCTGGTAAAAAAGGTGTTAAGGATGCCCGCCACTAG
- the rpsK gene encoding 30S ribosomal protein S11, with amino-acid sequence MAKVKRKKVKRHITKAVAYIKATFNNTTVTVTDLNGDVLCWATAGTSGFKGSRKSTPFAAQRAAEICAEKAAKFGVKEMEIRVKGPGSGRESAITGLQSAGITIRAIEDITPLPHNGCRPPKKRRV; translated from the coding sequence GTGGCTAAAGTCAAACGAAAAAAAGTGAAACGTCATATCACGAAAGCGGTTGCTTATATTAAAGCAACGTTTAACAACACCACTGTCACTGTTACCGATTTAAACGGAGATGTACTCTGTTGGGCAACGGCAGGAACCTCTGGTTTCAAAGGCAGCCGAAAGAGCACACCTTTTGCAGCCCAGAGAGCTGCAGAAATCTGTGCTGAAAAAGCGGCAAAATTTGGTGTCAAAGAAATGGAAATTCGCGTGAAGGGACCCGGTTCCGGACGTGAAAGTGCCATCACTGGCTTACAGTCAGCGGGCATTACGATTCGGGCGATCGAAGACATCACTCCATTACCACACAATGGTTGTCGTCCACCAAAAAAACGAAGAGTCTGA